A genomic segment from Klebsiella africana encodes:
- a CDS encoding LysR family transcriptional regulator has translation MNLKLLPDLALFVQIVDQGSFSAVARQNGITPSAVSRSVSRLEREMGCKLLQRTTRKLRLSDAGETVYHHAQEMQDAARQAMDSASSNQTVAQGKLTLSVPKAVGRFVIHPLMMAFFQRYPQVDVCLRLEDRPLDFIDDGIDLALRITDTPSPGLHGKPLMPIRHVICATEAYLQQHGTPHTPQDLRIHSCISLGETPADARWKFRREGKTETVQTYGRYAANHTAVRLDAVRQHVGIGSLPLFTAREALANGDIVQVLPEWEFISSYSGDLWLLWAGNKHMPARMRAMIDYLSETVPALNAGSTLTAK, from the coding sequence ATGAATCTGAAACTCCTGCCGGATCTCGCCCTCTTCGTCCAGATCGTCGACCAGGGCAGCTTCTCCGCCGTCGCCCGCCAGAACGGCATTACCCCTTCTGCCGTAAGCCGCAGCGTATCGCGGCTGGAACGGGAGATGGGCTGTAAACTTCTGCAGCGTACCACCCGAAAGCTACGCCTGAGCGATGCCGGAGAAACGGTCTATCACCATGCGCAGGAGATGCAGGATGCGGCGCGGCAGGCGATGGATTCCGCCAGCAGCAACCAAACGGTCGCCCAGGGGAAGCTGACCCTCAGCGTACCGAAAGCCGTCGGTCGCTTTGTGATCCACCCGCTGATGATGGCGTTTTTCCAGCGTTACCCGCAGGTGGATGTCTGCCTGCGGCTGGAAGATCGCCCTCTGGATTTTATCGATGACGGTATTGATCTGGCGCTACGCATCACCGATACCCCCTCCCCCGGCCTGCATGGCAAACCACTGATGCCAATCAGGCACGTTATTTGCGCCACTGAGGCTTATTTACAGCAGCACGGTACGCCGCACACGCCGCAGGATCTGCGCATACATAGCTGCATCAGCCTTGGCGAAACGCCTGCCGACGCGCGCTGGAAGTTTCGCCGGGAAGGGAAAACCGAAACGGTGCAAACGTACGGGCGGTACGCCGCCAACCATACCGCCGTACGCCTCGACGCGGTCAGGCAGCATGTGGGGATCGGCAGCCTGCCGCTGTTCACCGCCCGTGAGGCGCTGGCGAACGGCGATATCGTGCAGGTGCTGCCAGAGTGGGAATTTATCAGCAGCTATTCCGGCGATCTGTGGCTGCTGTGGGCGGGAAATAAGCATATGCCCGCCAGAATGCGGGCAATGATTGATTATCTCAGCGAGACGGTGCCGGCGCTGAACGCAGGCAGCACATTAACAGCGAAATAA
- a CDS encoding alanyl-tRNA editing protein, whose protein sequence is MTERVYYTSDATDGRAQIITCTAEADGRYAIELDHTLFHPQGGGQPADRGWLAGQVVETVIVRGDSVLHIVAQPLSAGEVEMKIDAPTRQLHARLHSAGHLLGLAGEQLGWQPVKAHHWPGEGRITFTSRNSAALPDASALLTQVKGWQAQDLPRQVTFADGLRQVGFGDLPAYPCGGTHVARLSELGDIVISQIKMKKGQLVVSYTLA, encoded by the coding sequence ATGACTGAACGGGTTTATTACACCAGCGACGCCACTGACGGGCGTGCCCAGATCATCACCTGCACCGCTGAAGCGGATGGCCGCTACGCTATCGAACTGGATCATACGTTGTTTCATCCACAGGGAGGGGGACAACCGGCGGACCGCGGCTGGTTAGCTGGCCAGGTGGTGGAGACGGTTATCGTGCGTGGCGACAGCGTATTGCACATCGTGGCGCAGCCGCTTTCTGCTGGTGAAGTGGAGATGAAAATTGATGCACCTACGAGACAGTTGCACGCCCGTCTGCATTCCGCCGGTCATCTGCTTGGCCTGGCGGGCGAACAGCTTGGCTGGCAACCGGTGAAAGCGCACCACTGGCCCGGCGAAGGGCGGATAACCTTTACCAGCCGGAATAGCGCCGCGCTGCCGGACGCCAGCGCGCTGCTGACGCAGGTGAAGGGATGGCAGGCGCAGGACTTACCGCGTCAGGTGACGTTCGCTGATGGCTTACGCCAGGTGGGATTCGGCGACCTGCCCGCTTATCCCTGCGGGGGGACCCATGTCGCCCGTCTGTCAGAGCTGGGCGACATTGTTATCAGTCAGATTAAGATGAAGAAGGGGCAGCTGGTGGTCAGCTATACCCTGGCGTAA
- the fkpB gene encoding FKBP-type peptidyl-prolyl cis-trans isomerase, giving the protein MSKSVQSNSAVLVHFTLKLDDGSTAESTRNNGKPALFRLGDTSLSEGLEQQLLGLKEGEKKAFSLEPDAAFGVPSPDLIQYFSRREFIDAGEPEIGAIMLFTAMDGSEMPGVIREVNGDSITVDFNHPLAGRTVHFDIEVLEIDPALEE; this is encoded by the coding sequence ATGTCTAAATCCGTACAGAGCAACAGCGCGGTCCTCGTTCACTTCACCCTGAAGCTGGATGATGGCTCCACGGCTGAATCTACCCGCAATAACGGTAAACCGGCGCTGTTTCGCCTCGGCGACACCTCTCTGTCTGAAGGGCTGGAGCAACAGCTTCTCGGTCTGAAAGAGGGGGAGAAAAAGGCCTTTTCGCTGGAGCCTGACGCCGCCTTTGGCGTACCCAGCCCGGACCTGATTCAGTATTTCTCTCGCCGCGAGTTTATCGACGCTGGCGAGCCGGAGATCGGCGCGATTATGCTCTTTACCGCAATGGATGGCAGCGAAATGCCTGGCGTGATCCGCGAAGTGAACGGCGATTCCATCACCGTTGACTTCAACCATCCGCTGGCCGGGCGCACTGTTCATTTTGATATTGAAGTGCTGGAGATCGATCCGGCGCTGGAGGAGTAA
- a CDS encoding DUF805 domain-containing protein, whose amino-acid sequence MTYGQAYLSGWKETFNFSGRASRQQFWTFFLINVLIATAPMAAWSLATLVDPHYGILSFVVIPFAALWLLLMVIPLLAVGCRRMHDIGRSGIWFVLGVIIPWFGVISLLMCCLRSAPAPSR is encoded by the coding sequence ATGACCTATGGACAGGCGTATTTGAGCGGCTGGAAAGAGACCTTTAACTTTAGCGGACGCGCCAGCCGGCAGCAGTTTTGGACGTTTTTTCTTATCAATGTGCTGATCGCCACCGCGCCAATGGCCGCCTGGAGTCTGGCCACCCTTGTTGACCCTCACTACGGGATCCTCAGTTTTGTTGTCATACCCTTTGCGGCGCTGTGGCTACTGTTGATGGTGATCCCTTTGCTGGCTGTTGGCTGCCGGCGGATGCATGATATCGGTCGCTCCGGGATCTGGTTCGTACTGGGGGTCATTATTCCCTGGTTTGGCGTTATTTCGCTGTTAATGTGCTGCCTGCGTTCAGCGCCGGCACCGTCTCGCTGA
- the carA gene encoding glutamine-hydrolyzing carbamoyl-phosphate synthase small subunit — protein sequence MIKSALLVLEDGTQFHGRAIGATGTAVGEVVFNTSMTGYQEILTDPSYSRQIVTLTYPHIGNVGTNAADEESSQVHAQGLVIRDLPLIASNFRSTEDLSSYLKRHNIVAIADIDTRKLTRLLREKGAQNGCIIAGDSPDAQLALEKAKAFPGLNGMDLAKEVTTAETYSWTQGSWTLAGDLPEAKAESELPFHVVAYDFGAKRNILRMLVDRGCRLTVVPAKTSAADVLALNPDGIFLSNGPGDPAPCDYAIEAIEKFLETDIPVFGICLGHQLLALASGARTIKMKFGHHGGNHPVKDIDNNVVMITAQNHGFAVDEATLPANLRVTHKSLFDGTLQGIHRTDKPAFSFQGHPEASPGPHDAAPLFDHFIELIELYRQSAK from the coding sequence TTGATTAAGTCAGCGCTATTGGTTCTGGAAGACGGAACCCAGTTTCACGGTCGGGCCATCGGGGCAACCGGCACGGCGGTTGGGGAAGTCGTTTTCAATACTTCAATGACCGGTTATCAAGAAATCCTCACTGATCCTTCCTATTCCCGCCAAATCGTCACTCTTACTTATCCCCATATTGGTAATGTCGGCACCAACGCCGCCGATGAAGAATCTTCTCAGGTACATGCGCAGGGGCTGGTTATTCGCGACCTGCCGCTGATTGCCAGCAACTTCCGCAGTACCGAAGACCTCTCTTCCTATCTGAAGCGCCATAACATCGTGGCGATTGCCGATATCGATACCCGCAAGCTGACGCGTCTGCTGCGTGAGAAAGGAGCGCAGAACGGCTGCATCATCGCGGGCGACAGCCCGGATGCCCAGCTGGCGCTGGAAAAAGCGAAAGCGTTCCCGGGCCTGAACGGCATGGATCTGGCGAAGGAAGTGACCACCGCAGAAACCTATAGCTGGACGCAAGGCAGCTGGACCCTGGCGGGCGACCTGCCGGAAGCGAAAGCGGAAAGCGAGCTGCCGTTCCACGTCGTGGCATATGACTTCGGCGCGAAACGTAACATCCTGAGGATGCTGGTTGACCGCGGCTGCCGCCTGACGGTGGTGCCAGCGAAGACCTCCGCCGCGGACGTACTGGCGCTGAATCCGGACGGTATCTTCCTCTCCAACGGCCCTGGCGACCCGGCGCCGTGCGATTACGCTATCGAGGCGATTGAAAAATTCCTTGAGACCGATATTCCGGTATTCGGCATCTGCCTTGGCCATCAGCTGCTGGCGCTGGCGAGCGGTGCCAGGACCATTAAGATGAAGTTCGGCCACCACGGCGGCAACCATCCGGTGAAAGATATCGACAACAATGTGGTGATGATCACCGCCCAGAACCACGGTTTCGCGGTGGATGAAGCCACGCTGCCGGCTAACCTGCGCGTGACCCACAAGTCGCTGTTCGACGGCACCCTGCAGGGGATCCATCGTACCGATAAACCGGCGTTCAGCTTCCAGGGCCACCCGGAAGCGAGCCCGGGGCCGCACGATGCCGCACCGCTGTTCGACCACTTTATCGAGTTAATTGAGCTCTACCGTCAGTCCGCGAAATAA
- the lspA gene encoding signal peptidase II — MSKSICSTGLRWLWVVVAVLIIDLGSKFLILQNFALGETVPLFPSLNLHYARNYGAAFSFLADSGGWQRWFFSGIAIGICVVLTVLMYRSKATQKLNNIAYALIIGGALGNLFDRLWHGFVVDMIDFYVGDWHFATFNLADSAICIGAALIVLEGFLPKPNAKEQA, encoded by the coding sequence ATGAGTAAATCGATCTGTTCAACGGGGCTACGCTGGCTGTGGGTGGTCGTAGCCGTGCTGATTATCGATCTGGGCAGCAAATTCCTGATCCTCCAGAACTTCGCTCTGGGGGAGACGGTTCCGCTGTTCCCGTCGCTTAATCTGCATTATGCCCGCAACTACGGCGCGGCCTTTAGCTTCCTCGCCGACAGTGGCGGCTGGCAGCGCTGGTTCTTTTCCGGGATCGCGATCGGCATTTGCGTGGTACTGACGGTGCTGATGTACCGTTCGAAGGCAACGCAAAAGCTGAACAACATTGCCTACGCGCTGATTATCGGCGGCGCGCTGGGCAACTTGTTCGATCGCCTGTGGCACGGCTTTGTGGTCGATATGATCGACTTCTACGTCGGCGACTGGCATTTCGCCACCTTCAACCTCGCCGATAGTGCGATCTGCATCGGCGCAGCGCTGATTGTGCTGGAAGGTTTCTTGCCGAAACCGAACGCGAAAGAGCAGGCGTAA
- the ispH gene encoding 4-hydroxy-3-methylbut-2-enyl diphosphate reductase, translating to MQILLANPRGFCAGVDRAISIVENALTLYGAPIYVRHEVVHNRYVVDSLRKRGAIFIEQISEVPDGAILIFSAHGVSQAVRNEAKSRDLTVFDATCPLVTKVHMEVARASRRGEESILIGHAGHPEVEGTMGQYNNPEGGMYLVESPEDVLKLEVKNDARLSFMTQTTLSVDDTSDVIDALRARFPKIVGPRKDDICYATTNRQEAVRALAEQADVVLVVGSKNSSNSNRLAELAQRMGKAAYLIDDASDIQEAWVKDVACVGVTAGASAPDILVQNVITRLQELGGGEAVPLEGREENIVFEVPKELRVDVREVE from the coding sequence ATGCAGATCCTGTTGGCTAACCCGCGCGGCTTTTGCGCTGGTGTTGACCGCGCTATCAGCATTGTAGAAAACGCGCTGACGCTGTATGGCGCACCGATCTATGTTCGTCATGAAGTGGTGCACAATCGCTATGTGGTGGATAGCCTGCGCAAGCGTGGCGCTATTTTTATCGAACAGATTAGCGAAGTTCCGGACGGCGCGATCCTGATTTTCTCCGCCCACGGCGTGTCGCAGGCGGTACGTAATGAAGCGAAGAGCCGCGACCTGACGGTGTTCGACGCCACCTGTCCGCTGGTGACCAAAGTCCATATGGAAGTCGCCCGCGCCAGCCGCCGCGGCGAAGAGTCGATTTTGATTGGCCACGCCGGCCATCCGGAAGTTGAAGGCACCATGGGGCAGTACAACAACCCGGAAGGGGGAATGTACCTGGTCGAGTCGCCGGAAGATGTGCTGAAGCTGGAAGTGAAAAATGACGCCCGGCTGTCCTTTATGACCCAGACCACGCTCTCCGTCGACGATACGTCCGACGTTATTGACGCTCTGCGCGCGCGTTTCCCGAAAATCGTTGGTCCGCGTAAAGATGACATTTGCTATGCCACCACCAATCGTCAGGAAGCCGTGCGCGCGCTGGCGGAGCAAGCTGACGTGGTGCTGGTGGTCGGGTCGAAAAACTCCTCCAACTCTAACCGCCTCGCCGAGCTGGCACAGCGGATGGGTAAGGCGGCCTATCTGATTGACGATGCTTCTGATATTCAGGAAGCATGGGTTAAAGATGTTGCCTGCGTCGGCGTGACGGCGGGGGCGTCAGCCCCGGATATTCTGGTGCAGAACGTTATTACCCGCCTGCAGGAGCTGGGCGGCGGTGAAGCCGTGCCGCTGGAAGGCCGTGAAGAGAATATCGTCTTTGAAGTGCCGAAAGAGCTGCGTGTGGATGTCCGTGAAGTAGAATAA
- the dapB gene encoding 4-hydroxy-tetrahydrodipicolinate reductase, whose translation MHDAQIRVAIAGAGGRMGRQLIQAALQMEGVALGAALEREGSSLVGSDAGELAGAGKAGVTVQNSLSAVKDDFDVLIDFTRPEGTLNHLAFCREHGKGMVIGTTGFDDAGKQAIRDAAQEIAIVFAANFSVGVNVLLKLLEKAAKVMGDYTDIEIIEAHHRHKVDAPSGTALAMGEAIAGALNKDLKDCAVYSREGHTGERIPGTIGFATVRAGDIVGEHTAMFADIGERIEITHKASSRMTFANGAVRSALWLKAKKNGLFDMRDVLDLNAL comes from the coding sequence ATGCATGATGCACAAATCCGCGTGGCCATCGCCGGCGCGGGCGGCCGGATGGGACGCCAGTTAATTCAGGCTGCATTGCAGATGGAAGGCGTGGCGCTGGGCGCGGCGCTGGAGCGCGAAGGGTCAAGCCTGGTGGGCAGCGATGCTGGCGAGCTGGCGGGCGCAGGAAAAGCGGGCGTTACGGTGCAAAACAGCCTGTCGGCGGTTAAAGACGATTTCGACGTCCTGATCGATTTTACCCGCCCGGAAGGCACGCTGAACCACCTGGCGTTTTGCCGCGAGCACGGCAAAGGAATGGTCATCGGCACCACCGGGTTTGACGACGCCGGCAAACAGGCGATTCGCGACGCCGCGCAGGAGATTGCCATTGTCTTCGCCGCTAACTTTAGCGTCGGCGTCAACGTCCTGTTGAAGCTGCTGGAGAAGGCGGCGAAGGTGATGGGCGACTATACCGACATCGAAATTATCGAAGCGCATCACCGGCATAAAGTGGATGCGCCGTCAGGCACCGCGCTGGCGATGGGCGAAGCGATCGCCGGAGCATTGAACAAAGATCTGAAGGACTGCGCTGTCTACAGTCGTGAAGGTCATACCGGCGAACGCATTCCGGGTACCATTGGCTTCGCGACCGTCCGTGCGGGCGATATCGTCGGGGAGCATACGGCAATGTTTGCTGATATCGGTGAGCGTATCGAGATCACCCATAAAGCGTCCAGCCGAATGACCTTTGCTAATGGCGCGGTTCGTTCAGCTTTATGGCTGAAAGCTAAGAAAAATGGCCTATTTGATATGCGTGACGTGCTGGATCTGAATGCTTTATAA
- the carB gene encoding carbamoyl-phosphate synthase large subunit produces MPKRTDIKSILILGAGPIVIGQACEFDYSGAQACKALREEGYRVILVNSNPATIMTDPEMADATYIEPIHWEVVRKIIEKERPDAVLPTMGGQTALNCALELERQGVLAEFGVTMIGATADAIDKAEDRRRFDIAMKKIGLDTARSGIAHTMEEALAVAADVGFPCIIRPSFTMGGTGGGIAYNREEFEEICERGLDLSPTNELLIDESLIGWKEYEMEVVRDKNDNCIIVCSIENFDAMGIHTGDSITVAPAQTLTDKEYQIMRNASMAVLREIGVETGGSNVQFAVNPKNGRLIVIEMNPRVSRSSALASKATGFPIAKVAAKLAVGYTLDELMNDITGGRTPASFEPSIDYVVTKIPRFNFEKFAGANDRLTTQMKSVGEVMAIGRTQQESLQKALRGLEVGATGFDPKVSLDDPEALTKIRRELKDAGAERIWYIADAFRAGLSVDGVFNLTNIDRWFLVQIEELVRLEEKVAEVGINGLDVDFLRTLKRKGFADARLAKLAGVREAEIRKLRDQYDLHPVYKRVDTCAAEFATDTAYMYSTYEEECESNPSVDRDKIMVLGGGPNRIGQGIEFDYCCVHASLALREDGYETIMVNCNPETVSTDYDTSDRLYFEPVTLEDVLEIVRIEKPKGVIVQYGGQTPLKLARALEAAGVPVIGTSPDAIDRAEDRERFQHAVDRLKLKQPANATVTAIEQAVEKAKEIGYPLVVRPSYVLGGRAMEIVYDEQDLRRYFQTAVSVSNDAPVLLDRFLDDAIEVDVDAICDGEMVLIGGIMEHIEQAGVHSGDSACSLPAYTLSKEIQDVMREQVQKLAFELQVRGLMNVQFAVKDNEVYLIEVNPRAARTVPFVSKATGVPLAKVAARVMAGKTLAQQGVTKEIIPPYYSVKEVVLPFNKFPGVDPLLGPEMRSTGEVMGVGRTFAEAFAKAQLGSNSTMKKQGRALLSVREGDKERVVDLAAKLLKFGFELDATHGTAIVLGEAGINPRLVNKVHEGRPHIQDRIKNGEYTYIINTTAGRQAIEDSKLIRRSALQYKVHYDTTLNGGFATAMALNADATEKVISVQEMHAQITK; encoded by the coding sequence ATGCCAAAACGTACAGACATAAAAAGTATCCTGATTCTGGGCGCGGGCCCGATTGTTATCGGTCAGGCGTGTGAGTTTGACTACTCCGGAGCCCAGGCCTGTAAAGCCCTGCGTGAAGAAGGCTACCGCGTTATCCTGGTGAACTCTAACCCGGCGACCATCATGACTGACCCGGAAATGGCCGATGCCACCTATATCGAGCCGATTCACTGGGAAGTGGTGCGTAAAATCATCGAAAAAGAGCGCCCGGACGCGGTGCTGCCGACCATGGGCGGCCAGACTGCGCTGAACTGCGCGCTCGAGCTGGAGCGTCAGGGCGTTCTGGCTGAATTCGGTGTGACTATGATTGGCGCCACCGCCGATGCGATTGATAAAGCCGAAGACCGTCGCCGTTTCGATATCGCGATGAAAAAAATCGGTCTCGACACCGCGCGCTCTGGTATCGCCCACACGATGGAAGAAGCGCTGGCGGTTGCCGCCGACGTTGGTTTCCCGTGCATCATCCGTCCGTCCTTTACCATGGGCGGCACCGGCGGCGGTATCGCCTATAACCGCGAAGAGTTCGAAGAAATCTGCGAACGCGGCCTGGATCTCTCTCCGACCAACGAACTGCTGATTGATGAATCACTGATCGGCTGGAAAGAGTACGAGATGGAAGTGGTGCGCGATAAGAACGATAACTGCATCATCGTCTGCTCGATTGAAAACTTTGACGCCATGGGTATCCACACCGGTGACTCCATCACCGTTGCGCCGGCGCAGACCCTGACTGATAAAGAGTACCAGATCATGCGTAACGCCTCGATGGCGGTGCTGCGTGAAATCGGTGTCGAAACCGGCGGCTCTAACGTACAGTTCGCGGTCAACCCGAAAAACGGTCGCCTGATCGTTATTGAAATGAACCCGCGCGTCTCCCGCTCCTCGGCGCTGGCCTCCAAAGCGACCGGCTTCCCGATTGCTAAAGTGGCAGCCAAGCTGGCGGTAGGTTATACCCTTGACGAGCTGATGAACGACATCACCGGCGGCCGCACGCCGGCTTCTTTTGAGCCGTCCATCGACTACGTGGTCACTAAAATTCCACGCTTTAACTTCGAAAAATTCGCCGGCGCCAACGACCGTCTGACCACCCAGATGAAGTCTGTCGGCGAAGTGATGGCGATTGGTCGCACCCAGCAGGAATCCTTGCAGAAAGCGCTGCGCGGTCTGGAAGTGGGCGCCACCGGCTTCGATCCGAAAGTGAGCCTCGACGATCCGGAAGCGCTGACCAAAATCCGCCGCGAGCTGAAAGACGCCGGCGCTGAGCGTATCTGGTATATCGCTGACGCGTTCCGCGCGGGCCTCTCCGTCGACGGCGTCTTCAACCTGACCAACATCGATCGCTGGTTCCTGGTGCAGATTGAAGAGCTGGTACGTCTGGAAGAGAAAGTGGCAGAAGTGGGCATCAACGGCCTCGACGTTGACTTCCTGCGCACTCTGAAGCGTAAAGGCTTTGCCGATGCGCGTCTGGCGAAGCTGGCGGGCGTGCGTGAAGCGGAAATCCGCAAGCTGCGCGACCAGTATGACCTGCATCCGGTCTACAAACGCGTGGACACCTGCGCGGCGGAATTTGCTACCGATACCGCCTACATGTACTCCACTTATGAAGAAGAGTGTGAGTCCAACCCGTCCGTTGACCGCGATAAAATCATGGTTCTCGGCGGCGGCCCGAACCGTATCGGTCAGGGTATCGAATTTGACTACTGCTGCGTACACGCCTCGCTGGCGCTGCGTGAAGACGGTTACGAGACCATCATGGTCAACTGTAACCCGGAAACCGTCTCCACCGACTACGACACCTCCGACCGTCTGTACTTCGAGCCGGTGACCCTGGAGGACGTGCTGGAAATCGTGCGCATCGAGAAGCCAAAGGGCGTTATCGTCCAGTACGGCGGTCAGACCCCGCTGAAGCTGGCGCGCGCGCTGGAAGCTGCTGGCGTGCCGGTTATCGGTACCAGCCCGGATGCTATCGACCGTGCGGAAGACCGCGAGCGCTTCCAGCACGCGGTTGACCGTCTGAAGCTGAAGCAGCCGGCGAACGCCACCGTCACCGCCATTGAGCAGGCGGTAGAGAAAGCGAAAGAGATTGGCTACCCGCTGGTGGTGCGTCCGTCTTACGTGCTCGGCGGTCGGGCGATGGAGATCGTCTATGACGAGCAGGATCTGCGCCGCTACTTCCAGACCGCGGTCAGCGTCTCCAACGACGCTCCGGTACTGCTGGACCGCTTCCTCGACGACGCGATTGAAGTGGATGTCGATGCCATTTGCGATGGCGAAATGGTGCTGATTGGCGGCATCATGGAGCATATCGAGCAGGCAGGCGTCCACTCCGGCGACTCCGCCTGTTCCCTGCCTGCCTACACCCTGAGTAAAGAGATTCAGGATGTGATGCGCGAGCAGGTGCAGAAGCTGGCCTTCGAGCTGCAGGTTCGTGGTCTGATGAACGTCCAGTTCGCGGTAAAAGATAACGAAGTCTATCTGATTGAAGTCAACCCGCGTGCGGCGCGCACCGTGCCGTTCGTCTCCAAAGCCACCGGCGTCCCGCTGGCGAAAGTGGCGGCGCGCGTGATGGCTGGTAAAACCCTGGCGCAGCAGGGCGTGACCAAAGAGATCATCCCGCCGTACTACTCGGTGAAAGAGGTGGTCCTGCCGTTCAACAAATTCCCGGGCGTTGACCCGCTGTTGGGGCCAGAAATGCGCTCCACCGGGGAAGTGATGGGCGTCGGCCGTACCTTCGCTGAAGCGTTCGCCAAAGCGCAGCTGGGCAGCAACTCGACCATGAAGAAACAGGGTCGCGCACTGCTCTCCGTCCGCGAAGGCGACAAAGAGCGCGTAGTCGACCTGGCGGCGAAGCTGCTGAAGTTTGGCTTCGAGCTGGATGCGACTCACGGCACCGCGATTGTGCTGGGTGAAGCAGGCATTAACCCGCGTCTGGTGAACAAGGTGCATGAAGGTCGTCCGCACATTCAGGACCGCATCAAGAATGGCGAATATACCTACATCATCAACACCACCGCAGGTCGTCAGGCGATTGAAGACTCCAAGCTGATCCGCCGCAGCGCGCTGCAGTACAAAGTGCATTACGACACCACCCTGAACGGCGGCTTTGCCACCGCGATGGCGCTGAACGCTGACGCCACCGAGAAGGTGATTTCGGTTCAGGAAATGCACGCGCAAATCACCAAATAA
- the rihC gene encoding ribonucleoside hydrolase RihC: MRLPIILDTDPGIDDAAAIAAALFAPELDLQLMTTVAGNVSVEKTTRNALQLLHFWNADVPLAQGASMPLVRPLRDAASVHGESGMEGYDFVEHQRQPLAKPAFQAIRDALMHAAEPITLVAIGPLTNIALLLTQYPECVFNIRRLVIMGGSAGRGNFTPNAEFNIAIDPEAAAKVFHSGLEIVMCGLDVTNRALLTADYLATLPTLNQTGKMLHALFSHYRSGSMSSGLRMHDLCAIAWLVRPELFTLQPCFVTVETQGTWTAGTTVVDIEGRLGQPANAQVALDIDVEGFQRWAAEVIALAP, encoded by the coding sequence ATGCGCTTACCAATCATTCTTGATACCGATCCGGGCATCGACGATGCCGCCGCCATTGCCGCGGCGCTCTTCGCGCCTGAGCTGGATCTGCAGCTGATGACCACCGTGGCGGGCAATGTCTCGGTGGAGAAGACGACCCGTAACGCGCTGCAGCTGCTGCACTTCTGGAATGCCGATGTGCCGCTGGCGCAGGGCGCTTCAATGCCGCTGGTGCGTCCGTTGCGCGACGCCGCCTCGGTGCATGGCGAATCTGGCATGGAAGGGTATGACTTTGTTGAGCATCAACGTCAACCGCTGGCCAAGCCGGCCTTCCAGGCGATCCGCGATGCGCTCATGCACGCTGCCGAGCCGATCACCCTGGTGGCGATTGGTCCGCTGACCAATATTGCGCTGCTGCTGACCCAGTATCCGGAATGTGTGTTTAACATTCGCCGACTGGTGATTATGGGCGGCTCGGCGGGGCGCGGCAACTTCACGCCGAATGCGGAATTCAATATTGCTATCGATCCGGAAGCCGCCGCAAAAGTGTTCCACAGTGGACTGGAGATTGTAATGTGTGGGCTGGACGTCACCAACCGGGCGCTGCTGACGGCAGATTATCTGGCGACCCTGCCGACGCTGAATCAGACCGGTAAAATGCTTCATGCCCTGTTTAGCCACTATCGCAGCGGCAGCATGAGCAGTGGTCTGCGCATGCACGACTTGTGCGCTATCGCATGGCTGGTACGCCCGGAACTGTTCACTCTCCAGCCGTGTTTTGTGACCGTAGAGACACAGGGCACCTGGACCGCCGGCACCACGGTGGTGGATATCGAAGGGCGGCTGGGCCAGCCGGCGAATGCGCAGGTGGCGCTGGACATCGACGTCGAAGGGTTTCAGCGCTGGGCAGCGGAGGTGATTGCCCTGGCGCCGTGA